A region from the Agarivorans sp. Alg241-V36 genome encodes:
- a CDS encoding protein-glutamate O-methyltransferase CheR: MRTITDDVYKQFCSFLEKQCGIVLGDNKQYLVKSRLSPLMAQYSVASLTELVQKSMSLRERDLRAAVVDAMTTNETLWFRDTYPFQLLGDKLLPEFTKLSRPVKIWSAASSSGQEPYSIMMTSLEYQAKRPGTLPMGVQVVGTDISPSMLEHCKRGEYDTLALARGLSPERKRQFFEATTDGRFRVNDKVRKNVSFRPLNLLDSYALMGKFDIIFCRNVLIYFNADVKSKILNQFAQALNPNGYLMLGASESITGLTDRFNMLRCHPGIVYQLK; the protein is encoded by the coding sequence TTGAGAACCATAACAGATGATGTGTATAAACAGTTTTGCAGCTTTTTAGAAAAGCAGTGCGGAATTGTTTTAGGTGACAACAAGCAATATTTAGTAAAGAGCCGTTTATCGCCATTAATGGCTCAGTACTCTGTTGCAAGTCTTACCGAGTTAGTCCAAAAATCCATGAGCCTGCGTGAACGTGATTTACGTGCTGCGGTGGTTGATGCAATGACCACCAACGAAACTTTGTGGTTTAGGGATACTTACCCATTTCAGTTGCTCGGTGACAAGCTATTGCCGGAATTCACTAAGTTATCGCGGCCAGTTAAAATTTGGTCAGCGGCTAGCTCTTCGGGTCAAGAACCTTATTCCATTATGATGACCTCGCTAGAGTACCAAGCTAAGCGCCCTGGTACCTTACCCATGGGCGTGCAGGTGGTGGGGACAGATATATCGCCCTCAATGCTGGAGCATTGTAAGCGTGGTGAATATGATACTTTGGCTTTAGCCCGTGGTTTATCGCCAGAACGTAAGCGTCAGTTTTTTGAAGCGACGACGGACGGAAGGTTTAGAGTTAATGACAAAGTACGGAAAAACGTTAGTTTCAGGCCGCTTAACCTCTTAGATAGTTATGCCTTAATGGGTAAGTTCGATATCATTTTTTGTCGCAATGTATTGATTTACTTTAATGCCGATGTGAAATCGAAGATCCTTAACCAGTTTGCTCAAGCCTTAAACCCCAATGGCTATTTAATGCTAGGCGCATCTGAGTCTATTACTGGCTTAACCGATCGTTTTAATATGCTACGTTGCCACCCCGGTATCGTTTATCAATTAAAGTAG
- a CDS encoding UDP-glucose--hexose-1-phosphate uridylyltransferase, translating into MLDTKFDPTEHPHRRYNPLTGQWILVSPHRAKRPWSGQDETPSTAELPSYDEGCFLCAGNTRISGDVNPDYKGTYVFGNDFAALMTDSPDVPKSADPLFTSMEARGLSRVICFSPDHSKTLPELSVPAIRGVIDTWNEQIEELGQDYLWVQAFENKGETMGCSQPHPHGQIWANSFLPNEIERKDKHLRDYYQQYGSNLLVDYATKEQADGVRTVVETEHWLAVVPYWAAWPFETMLLPKAHIRRMSELSDEQRDDLSLAIKKLTSRYDNLFKCSFPYSMGWHYAPFFKEGDTSTEHWQLHALFYPPLLRSASVRKFMVGYEMLAESQRDLTAEQAAEKLRNLSDVHYKEQDQ; encoded by the coding sequence ATGTTAGACACTAAATTTGACCCTACAGAGCATCCACATCGCCGCTACAACCCGCTAACGGGGCAGTGGATTTTGGTATCTCCGCATCGTGCTAAACGACCTTGGAGTGGTCAAGACGAAACGCCGTCTACCGCCGAGCTTCCAAGTTACGACGAAGGCTGTTTTTTGTGTGCTGGTAATACCCGAATTTCTGGCGATGTTAATCCAGATTACAAAGGGACTTATGTATTTGGGAATGATTTTGCGGCACTAATGACCGACTCGCCAGATGTGCCAAAATCTGCCGATCCTTTGTTTACTAGTATGGAAGCACGCGGGCTTAGCCGAGTAATTTGCTTCTCGCCGGATCACAGTAAAACCCTGCCAGAGCTTTCAGTGCCAGCTATTCGTGGTGTGATTGATACCTGGAATGAGCAGATAGAAGAGCTAGGTCAAGACTACCTATGGGTTCAGGCTTTTGAGAATAAAGGTGAAACCATGGGCTGCTCTCAGCCTCACCCTCATGGCCAGATATGGGCGAATAGCTTTTTACCTAATGAGATTGAGCGTAAGGATAAACACTTACGAGATTACTACCAGCAATATGGCAGCAACCTATTGGTTGACTATGCGACCAAGGAGCAAGCTGATGGCGTCCGCACGGTGGTGGAAACCGAACATTGGTTAGCAGTGGTTCCCTATTGGGCTGCTTGGCCGTTTGAAACCATGTTATTGCCAAAAGCGCATATTCGCCGTATGAGCGAGCTAAGCGATGAGCAGCGCGATGATTTATCATTAGCCATTAAAAAGCTAACTAGCCGTTACGACAATTTATTTAAGTGCTCATTCCCGTATTCAATGGGCTGGCACTATGCACCGTTCTTTAAAGAGGGTGATACTTCTACAGAGCATTGGCAGTTGCATGCCTTGTTTTATCCACCGCTATTACGCAGTGCCAGTGTACGTAAGTTTATGGTGGGCTACGAAATGTTAGCCGAAAGCCAGCGTGATTTAACTGCCGAGCAAGCAGCCGAAAAGCTACGTAACTTAAGTGACGTACATTACAAAGAACAAGATCAGTAA
- a CDS encoding FlgO family outer membrane protein, with the protein MRYTTLLIVLVALQGCNTSLHHVSNYPYVEAREQQDAALYVHVDSLSKQLTDDVDLIETDSVAVSTVVDLDNLQSSDAFGRQVAEAMFAALSKEGVNMVEPRLTGRLQMDPGFGEFSLSRDAELLRTEMEITYVVVGSFQRTTSGRHVNLRLVELSSQAVVSAAYQFIPNMAGATSPRVTSVNGSLQRHEQTVL; encoded by the coding sequence ATGCGATATACGACATTACTTATTGTGCTGGTAGCGCTACAAGGATGCAATACCAGTTTACACCATGTTTCAAATTACCCTTATGTAGAGGCGCGCGAGCAGCAAGATGCCGCGTTGTATGTGCATGTAGATAGCTTGTCCAAGCAACTTACCGATGATGTAGACCTAATTGAAACTGATTCTGTTGCCGTGAGCACGGTAGTGGATTTAGATAACTTGCAATCGAGTGATGCGTTTGGGCGGCAAGTGGCAGAGGCAATGTTTGCCGCTTTGTCTAAAGAAGGCGTAAACATGGTAGAGCCGCGCTTAACCGGTAGGTTGCAAATGGACCCTGGTTTTGGCGAGTTCTCTTTGTCTCGAGATGCTGAATTATTGAGAACTGAAATGGAAATCACCTATGTGGTGGTGGGTAGTTTTCAGCGAACTACCTCAGGAAGGCATGTAAATCTGCGTTTAGTTGAATTATCTAGTCAAGCGGTGGTGTCGGCGGCGTATCAATTTATCCCCAATATGGCGGGAGCCACCTCTCCGCGTGTGACTAGTGTAAATGGGAGCTTGCAGCGTCATGAACAAACTGTACTTTAG
- a CDS encoding chemotaxis protein CheV, with the protein MAGILDSVNQRTQLVGQNRLELLLFRLNGSQRYGINVFKVKEVLQCPPLTALPKLNPVIRGVAHIRGQTISVIDLSSATGGRPIEDVTKCFIIISEYNRSVQGFLVGSVERIVNMNWEDILPPPKGAGKFNYLTAVTEVEKELVSILDVEKILDEISPVDTTVSKEIVEEAAANVQIDKKVLVVDDSSVARNQVKRAVTSLGVEALLCQDGREALELLTTMAKDGPITDQIALVISDIEMPEMDGYTLTAEVRSHPDLKGLHIILHTSLSGVFNQAMVNKVGANAFIAKFNPDELAAAVRQSL; encoded by the coding sequence ATGGCGGGTATTTTAGATTCGGTAAACCAGCGTACGCAACTAGTTGGGCAGAATCGCTTAGAGTTGTTGTTGTTTAGGTTAAATGGGTCTCAGCGCTACGGCATCAATGTATTTAAAGTAAAAGAAGTTTTACAATGTCCGCCTCTTACCGCGTTGCCTAAACTAAATCCTGTTATCCGTGGTGTAGCGCATATTCGCGGTCAAACCATTTCTGTTATCGATTTAAGTTCAGCCACTGGTGGACGTCCAATTGAAGACGTAACCAAGTGTTTTATTATCATTTCTGAGTACAACCGTTCGGTGCAGGGATTTTTAGTGGGCTCGGTGGAGCGCATTGTAAATATGAATTGGGAAGATATTTTACCGCCGCCAAAAGGCGCAGGTAAGTTCAACTACTTAACAGCGGTTACAGAAGTTGAAAAAGAGCTGGTTTCTATTTTAGATGTGGAAAAAATCCTCGATGAAATTTCTCCAGTAGATACCACCGTAAGTAAAGAGATTGTTGAAGAAGCCGCTGCAAACGTTCAAATAGACAAAAAAGTTTTAGTGGTTGATGATTCTTCCGTAGCGCGTAATCAGGTTAAGCGCGCGGTAACATCGCTAGGCGTAGAGGCCTTACTTTGCCAAGACGGGCGTGAAGCACTAGAGCTGTTAACTACCATGGCCAAAGACGGCCCAATCACCGATCAAATTGCGCTGGTGATTTCCGATATTGAAATGCCAGAAATGGATGGATATACCTTAACGGCTGAAGTGCGCTCTCATCCAGATCTAAAAGGCCTACACATAATTTTGCACACCTCTCTAAGCGGTGTATTTAACCAAGCTATGGTAAATAAAGTTGGCGCTAACGCCTTTATTGCTAAATTTAATCCAGATGAATTAGCTGCTGCTGTTCGTCAATCTTTATAG
- a CDS encoding flagellar hook assembly protein FlgD — translation MSTIDPLQSNYWQPESVVPESNNNQSLGQEDFFSLLTTQLQYQDPSKPVDNAEMIAQMASFQTSEGIAELGTKFDTMNSIMNSSAALQASTLVGQKVLVPLDYGHNGGAGFDGVAVTGAATTNVKVSVENAAGEVVKVIDLGEGSGNMPFSWDGTDSNGNPMPEGKYNIKVNGVQGGKEISLPTATYASVGSVSLAGGTSGVVVNLEGLGGIAMSDVLEVAKA, via the coding sequence GTGTCTACTATTGATCCGTTACAAAGTAATTATTGGCAGCCTGAGTCGGTTGTTCCAGAGAGCAATAATAATCAGTCCTTGGGGCAAGAGGACTTTTTCTCATTGCTTACCACTCAGCTGCAGTATCAAGACCCCAGTAAACCGGTTGATAACGCCGAAATGATCGCTCAAATGGCGAGCTTTCAAACTTCTGAGGGTATTGCTGAGCTTGGTACCAAATTTGACACCATGAACTCGATAATGAATTCATCGGCTGCCTTGCAGGCGTCAACCTTAGTAGGGCAAAAAGTGCTGGTGCCTTTAGATTATGGTCATAACGGCGGCGCTGGATTTGACGGCGTAGCGGTAACTGGTGCAGCAACTACTAATGTAAAAGTTTCGGTCGAAAACGCGGCGGGTGAAGTCGTCAAAGTTATCGACTTAGGTGAGGGAAGCGGCAACATGCCATTCTCTTGGGATGGCACCGATTCTAATGGGAATCCGATGCCAGAAGGTAAGTACAACATTAAAGTTAATGGTGTTCAGGGCGGTAAAGAGATCAGTTTACCCACCGCAACATATGCAAGCGTAGGTAGCGTGAGCTTAGCAGGTGGCACATCTGGCGTAGTCGTCAATTTAGAAGGTTTAGGTGGCATTGCAATGAGCGATGTTCTCGAAGTAGCCAAAGCCTAA
- the galK gene encoding galactokinase translates to MTNRQQQLIDKVSSAFTEMTGQAPAKLIQAPGRVNLIGEHTDYNDGFVLPCAIDYQAVVAAAPRTDSIVRVVSVDYGNQVNEFDISKPLLFDENLMWVNYIRGVISVLLKQGFSFSGADIAVSGNVPQGAGLSSSAALEVVIGQTFKTLYNLDVSQQQLALIGQEAENNFVGCNCGIMDQLISAEGEENHALLIDCRSLDTKAVAMPEEMAVVIINSNKKRGLVDSEYNTRREQCEAAAKGLGFKSLRDVSEVVFADNSNKLDPVVAKRARHVITENARTLAAADALKANDMAKLSVLMEQSHASMRDDFEITVPEVDGLVDIVKQVIGAEGGVRMTGGGFGGCIVALMPPALVDDVCQAVEQKYQALTGLKESIYVCKAMPGAGAI, encoded by the coding sequence ATGACTAATCGCCAACAACAACTAATTGATAAGGTTTCGAGTGCCTTTACTGAAATGACCGGTCAGGCACCCGCAAAACTGATTCAAGCACCAGGTCGAGTTAACCTAATTGGTGAACACACCGATTATAACGATGGTTTTGTTTTGCCTTGCGCCATCGACTACCAAGCAGTAGTTGCAGCCGCGCCGCGCACCGACAGCATAGTGCGGGTAGTGTCGGTTGACTATGGTAATCAAGTAAACGAATTCGATATTAGTAAGCCCTTGCTATTTGATGAAAATCTAATGTGGGTTAACTATATCCGTGGGGTTATTTCAGTATTGCTAAAGCAAGGTTTTAGCTTTTCTGGCGCTGATATAGCCGTTAGCGGAAACGTGCCCCAAGGGGCGGGTTTAAGCTCTTCAGCAGCCTTAGAAGTTGTGATTGGCCAAACCTTTAAAACCTTATACAACTTGGATGTATCACAACAGCAACTGGCGCTGATAGGCCAAGAAGCTGAAAACAACTTTGTAGGGTGTAATTGCGGCATCATGGACCAGCTAATATCTGCTGAAGGTGAAGAAAACCATGCCTTGCTTATCGACTGTCGCTCTCTAGACACTAAAGCAGTGGCGATGCCAGAAGAAATGGCTGTAGTGATCATTAATTCCAACAAGAAGCGTGGTTTGGTTGATAGTGAATACAATACTCGCCGCGAACAGTGTGAAGCGGCGGCCAAAGGTTTAGGCTTTAAATCTTTACGTGATGTAAGCGAAGTAGTGTTTGCTGATAACTCGAACAAGCTAGACCCTGTTGTAGCGAAACGCGCTCGCCATGTGATAACAGAAAACGCTCGTACTTTAGCTGCAGCAGATGCACTAAAAGCTAATGACATGGCCAAGCTAAGTGTGCTTATGGAGCAGTCTCATGCCTCTATGCGTGATGATTTTGAAATTACCGTTCCAGAAGTTGATGGGCTGGTGGATATTGTAAAACAAGTCATTGGTGCGGAAGGTGGCGTCAGGATGACTGGCGGCGGTTTTGGTGGCTGTATCGTAGCGCTTATGCCACCGGCGCTTGTGGATGATGTATGCCAAGCCGTGGAGCAAAAGTATCAAGCGCTTACTGGGTTAAAAGAAAGCATTTACGTTTGCAAAGCCATGCCAGGTGCAGGCGCTATTTAA
- the flgA gene encoding flagellar basal body P-ring formation chaperone FlgA, giving the protein MLIKIAASLLLFCFSLTAHTSERHSQLEKAAVDFVRSQITYDKSQKIELTANQLDDRVAIPDCSTPYRYSLANGEIRRNTSVLVTCDEQANWRIYIPVRKQVLLAVVVAASPIQEGAALTNSQLTMTFLPENRLRGSYFTELSPLVGAKLRRAMRKDQIITGRDICIVCKGDAVTISANAGGLNVTTQGTALSSGTIGDNIRVRNNQSQRLVTGRVKAVGLVDVKL; this is encoded by the coding sequence ATGTTGATAAAAATTGCTGCTTCACTCTTATTATTTTGTTTTAGTCTTACTGCTCACACTAGCGAGCGGCATTCGCAGCTTGAAAAAGCAGCAGTAGATTTTGTTCGTTCGCAAATAACTTACGACAAGAGTCAAAAAATTGAGCTTACCGCTAATCAGTTAGATGATCGGGTCGCTATTCCAGATTGTTCAACACCTTATCGTTATAGCTTAGCCAATGGTGAAATACGCCGAAATACTAGTGTATTAGTCACTTGTGATGAGCAAGCAAACTGGCGCATATATATCCCAGTACGTAAACAAGTCTTGCTAGCTGTAGTGGTTGCGGCCTCTCCAATTCAAGAAGGAGCCGCCTTAACCAACTCACAACTCACTATGACCTTTTTGCCAGAGAACCGCTTACGCGGGAGCTACTTCACTGAGCTAAGCCCCTTAGTTGGTGCTAAACTTAGACGAGCAATGCGTAAAGACCAAATTATAACTGGGCGCGATATTTGCATAGTTTGTAAAGGTGATGCTGTTACCATCTCTGCAAACGCAGGTGGACTGAATGTAACAACCCAAGGAACCGCTTTATCTAGCGGCACTATCGGTGATAACATTCGGGTTAGAAATAATCAGTCTCAGCGTCTGGTCACCGGCCGAGTAAAGGCAGTTGGATTAGTTGACGTAAAACTTTAA
- the flgM gene encoding flagellar biosynthesis anti-sigma factor FlgM: MALNINNLGGNRPSQLDSNRVADKGTKESAEQRSTAGSAAAQDSVMLTNEAQQLNRIQQNLLSDSDSRSSKLESIKQAVADGTYQVDANKVAQKMGDFESEFNKALG, from the coding sequence ATGGCTTTAAATATTAACAACTTAGGTGGAAACCGTCCTAGTCAACTAGACTCAAATCGAGTTGCTGACAAAGGCACAAAAGAAAGCGCTGAACAACGTTCAACCGCTGGTTCTGCTGCAGCCCAGGATTCAGTTATGCTTACAAACGAAGCACAACAACTAAACCGTATTCAGCAGAATTTGCTCAGTGATTCAGATAGCAGAAGCTCGAAGCTCGAATCAATTAAGCAAGCGGTGGCCGATGGTACTTATCAAGTAGATGCCAATAAAGTTGCACAGAAAATGGGTGACTTTGAAAGTGAGTTTAATAAAGCACTTGGATAA
- the flgB gene encoding flagellar basal body rod protein FlgB — protein sequence MAITFDKALGVHQHTVGVRARRSEVIASNIANADTPNYKARDIDFNKAFAAAKSKQGGGMHITNERHISGGNSQFAELGFQVPDQPDTGDGNTVDVQKEKAAFMQNGLEYQAGIGFLSSKFSGLRNAIKGGQ from the coding sequence ATGGCAATAACATTTGATAAAGCATTAGGCGTTCATCAGCATACTGTAGGTGTAAGAGCCCGCCGTTCTGAGGTGATTGCAAGTAATATTGCTAATGCCGATACACCTAACTATAAAGCACGAGATATAGATTTTAATAAAGCATTTGCTGCAGCCAAAAGTAAGCAGGGAGGCGGAATGCATATTACTAATGAGCGCCATATAAGCGGCGGTAACAGCCAGTTTGCCGAGTTAGGCTTTCAAGTACCGGACCAGCCAGATACCGGTGATGGTAATACCGTTGATGTACAGAAAGAGAAAGCCGCATTTATGCAAAATGGCTTGGAATACCAAGCAGGCATTGGTTTTCTTTCTAGTAAATTTAGTGGTTTACGTAATGCAATTAAGGGAGGTCAATAA
- a CDS encoding LPP20 family lipoprotein codes for MNKLYFRSWFISLAVLLLLACTPTTQVKQVEWTYEPPGDFTVVNAVGYAPISQQRGADMSAKQLRAMKASKLDAYRELSEQVYGQHIDSSATVSDMVLGNERLAASVAGVIRGAKVINAYAVDDVYVTELQLDFREVYRVTMSMAPTRHLESQKTVHF; via the coding sequence ATGAACAAACTGTACTTTAGATCGTGGTTTATTAGTTTAGCGGTATTGCTGTTATTAGCCTGTACGCCAACTACTCAAGTTAAACAAGTTGAATGGACCTATGAACCTCCAGGCGATTTTACCGTGGTTAATGCCGTTGGTTATGCACCTATTAGCCAACAGCGTGGGGCTGACATGAGCGCCAAGCAATTGCGTGCGATGAAAGCCTCTAAATTGGATGCTTATCGTGAGCTTTCTGAACAAGTTTACGGTCAACACATTGATAGCTCGGCAACGGTTAGCGATATGGTGCTTGGCAATGAGCGCTTAGCTGCCTCGGTTGCTGGGGTAATTAGAGGCGCTAAAGTAATTAATGCCTATGCAGTTGACGATGTGTATGTTACTGAGTTGCAACTGGATTTTAGAGAGGTTTATCGTGTTACTATGTCCATGGCGCCAACCCGTCACTTAGAGAGTCAAAAAACCGTTCATTTTTAG
- a CDS encoding FlgO family outer membrane protein, which produces MKGISLVALATSMLVGCSSSPSMQKVVVYDGSKHHAAHTHNSHYMEGVVDENGQLYLSGMQSRSLQPEGPDMSDPDVQHSLTDYVNLMSQRLVSSSHYVNADTPIGVASFVPLDNLRTTDLFGMQLAESFVYEMQQSGFSVIDYKTTGFIRITQEGDFVYSRNVKELSKRLPIEYLLVGTFSKSNQGILVNARIVGAQSKVVVASAQELIPNEVYQSKVPAPVKRDGVMIIESRKQASKTKMPTGERG; this is translated from the coding sequence ATGAAAGGTATATCTTTAGTAGCCTTGGCTACTTCAATGCTGGTGGGCTGTTCTAGCTCACCCTCGATGCAGAAGGTCGTGGTGTACGATGGCTCAAAACACCACGCAGCGCATACTCACAATTCCCACTATATGGAAGGTGTCGTTGACGAGAATGGTCAGCTGTATTTAAGCGGAATGCAAAGCCGTTCGCTTCAGCCAGAGGGGCCTGACATGAGCGACCCCGACGTGCAACACTCGCTTACCGATTATGTAAATTTAATGTCGCAACGCTTAGTATCTAGTTCACATTATGTGAATGCAGATACGCCTATTGGCGTGGCGTCTTTTGTCCCTCTAGACAACCTTCGCACTACTGATTTGTTTGGTATGCAACTAGCCGAAAGCTTTGTTTATGAAATGCAGCAAAGCGGCTTTTCTGTGATTGACTACAAAACAACCGGTTTTATCCGCATTACTCAAGAAGGTGATTTTGTATATAGCCGTAACGTAAAAGAGTTATCAAAGCGCTTGCCGATTGAATATTTGTTAGTTGGTACCTTTAGCAAATCAAATCAAGGCATATTGGTGAATGCTCGCATTGTTGGCGCGCAGTCAAAAGTTGTGGTTGCTTCCGCTCAAGAACTTATTCCTAACGAAGTTTACCAAAGCAAAGTGCCTGCTCCGGTTAAGCGAGATGGAGTAATGATTATTGAGTCGCGTAAACAAGCCAGTAAAACTAAGATGCCGACGGGTGAGCGTGGTTAG
- the flgC gene encoding flagellar basal body rod protein FlgC, with amino-acid sequence MSFFNVFDISASAMKAQSVRLNTTASNLANADSISSSIDQTYRARKPVFEAELNRASQAQVESAQVKVAGIVESDAPLRKEYYPEHPMANEEGYIFKPNVNVIEEMADMMSASRSYQANVQVTEAAKQMLNSTLNLGKS; translated from the coding sequence ATGAGCTTTTTTAATGTTTTTGATATTTCTGCTTCGGCCATGAAAGCGCAATCAGTGCGCTTAAATACTACGGCTAGTAACCTAGCCAATGCCGACAGTATCAGTTCAAGTATTGATCAAACTTATCGAGCCAGAAAACCGGTGTTTGAGGCCGAGTTAAATAGAGCATCTCAAGCACAGGTTGAATCTGCACAAGTTAAAGTAGCAGGCATTGTTGAGTCGGATGCACCGCTGCGCAAAGAGTATTATCCAGAACACCCAATGGCGAATGAAGAAGGTTATATTTTCAAGCCAAACGTCAACGTTATTGAAGAAATGGCCGACATGATGAGTGCATCACGTTCTTATCAGGCAAATGTTCAAGTAACTGAAGCCGCTAAGCAAATGCTAAATAGCACGCTTAATCTGGGTAAAAGTTAA
- the flgN gene encoding flagellar export chaperone FlgN: protein MFAPLLNTQEQQLTLLLSLLEQEKVALEQDDTIALYAVAEQKEQALVLIASADEEIAASSEKEQLNSDPQFAQQVETIKDLLAQCQERNELNGEIIKASNEKVRQLSAVIDQLQNQNASTYDKLGKKHSSQRMGKGFKA from the coding sequence ATGTTCGCCCCACTACTGAATACTCAAGAGCAGCAACTCACCTTGCTGCTTTCTCTTTTGGAACAAGAAAAAGTAGCTCTTGAACAAGACGACACCATTGCACTCTATGCCGTCGCCGAACAAAAAGAGCAAGCACTGGTGCTAATAGCCAGTGCTGATGAAGAGATCGCAGCCTCTTCGGAGAAGGAACAACTAAACTCTGATCCCCAGTTTGCTCAACAAGTAGAAACCATCAAAGATTTACTTGCTCAATGCCAAGAGCGAAATGAGTTAAATGGCGAGATAATCAAAGCCAGCAATGAAAAGGTCAGGCAGCTAAGCGCGGTCATTGATCAGCTGCAAAACCAAAATGCCTCTACCTACGATAAGCTAGGTAAAAAGCACAGTTCACAACGAATGGGCAAAGGCTTTAAAGCTTAA
- a CDS encoding flagellar assembly protein T N-terminal domain-containing protein, translating to MKQIILIAGLLISMSAQAIWYEAKGQATIVNNDFEQAKSLATQDAVKQLLLYSGASVTSISKVSGGQLTLDQIEVVSKGSLHNLTVLDEGNHGQQYYIILQADVFPATSQCKASGYSKNMLLLPPFLKQQHQARVGQLQELSPAIEQRTYDIARQVSNQFNVKPPPKLPLNYYKPGEHNYKGIKDVADRYGAQYLLGLEIENISLDQVHKPKFINLSYPQRYFVVNARVYNAIDLEEIYNKRFSVNAPWEFDAREVVSPHSAEFWLSSYGETVNSTLQQVVTEVDALLACQPLQGSVVKVLGPDRWQINLGKANQLNRGMLLSLIHQNYHWGNWDIPRQEQIIADSMVRIEQVYQESAIVVAVDPSMTANIQLGDLVSKQ from the coding sequence ATGAAACAGATAATTCTTATAGCTGGGCTGCTAATTAGCATGTCAGCACAGGCAATATGGTACGAGGCTAAAGGCCAAGCCACCATCGTAAATAACGACTTTGAGCAAGCCAAAAGTTTAGCCACACAAGATGCGGTTAAGCAGTTATTGTTGTATTCGGGAGCGTCTGTTACCAGTATCAGCAAAGTCTCTGGTGGGCAGCTCACACTAGATCAAATTGAAGTGGTATCGAAAGGCTCGTTGCACAACTTAACTGTGCTAGATGAAGGTAATCACGGCCAGCAATACTATATTATCTTACAAGCCGACGTTTTTCCGGCCACCAGCCAATGTAAAGCCAGTGGTTATAGTAAAAACATGTTGCTACTCCCTCCCTTCTTAAAGCAACAGCATCAAGCGCGTGTTGGCCAACTACAAGAATTGTCACCGGCTATTGAACAACGAACCTACGACATTGCTCGTCAGGTGAGCAATCAGTTCAACGTAAAACCCCCACCAAAGTTACCCTTAAACTATTACAAGCCGGGGGAGCATAACTACAAGGGCATTAAAGATGTTGCCGATCGGTATGGCGCGCAATACCTGCTTGGCTTAGAAATCGAAAACATTTCGCTAGACCAAGTACACAAACCTAAATTTATTAACCTTAGCTATCCTCAACGTTACTTTGTGGTTAACGCCAGGGTATACAACGCCATAGATCTAGAAGAAATATACAACAAGCGCTTTTCGGTAAATGCGCCTTGGGAATTTGATGCCAGAGAAGTGGTATCCCCTCACTCAGCTGAGTTTTGGTTATCGTCCTATGGAGAAACCGTAAATTCTACCTTGCAACAAGTGGTGACAGAAGTAGATGCCCTACTCGCTTGCCAGCCCCTGCAAGGCAGTGTTGTTAAAGTTCTTGGACCTGATCGCTGGCAAATTAATTTAGGTAAAGCAAACCAGCTTAACCGAGGTATGCTGCTAAGCCTTATCCATCAAAACTATCATTGGGGCAACTGGGATATTCCGCGCCAAGAACAAATCATCGCTGATAGCATGGTAAGAATTGAGCAGGTTTATCAAGAGAGCGCAATTGTGGTTGCGGTGGACCCAAGCATGACTGCCAACATCCAACTTGGTGACTTAGTAAGCAAACAGTAA